A stretch of Anolis sagrei isolate rAnoSag1 chromosome X, rAnoSag1.mat, whole genome shotgun sequence DNA encodes these proteins:
- the ZDHHC8 gene encoding palmitoyltransferase ZDHHC8 isoform X2 gives MPGSIAKGWKPTKYIPVSTAAALLVGSTTLFFVFTCPWLTRAVSPAIPLYNGIVFLFVLANFSMATFMDPGVFPRADEDEDKDDDFRAPLYKNVEIKGIQVRMKWCATCHFYRPPRCSHCSVCDNCVEDFDHHCPWVNNCIGRRNYRYFFLFLVSLSAHMVGVFTFGLIFILHHAEKLGAVHTAITMAVMCVAGLFFIPVIGLTGFHIVLVARGRTTNEQVTGKFRGGVNPFTRGCCGNVEHVLCSPLAPRYIVEPKKKQPVTVKPPFLRPDTAERQVTVKISDNGIQANLNRSKSKVSLEGLEEKAMDIQPPLPPKGDSSKYSELGSSEESGLSPKLISPPTPAMYKYRPGFSNNPKVHYHGAAEQISIQEGHKQGSVIEENDSSLDYQSEPSLDIPTYRKSSLHKTYQSSPLQIDSFAVNSRSLSLKSASRRGTDKMPLHALKSEGTASTPYKSIFSPHSLSNRNGSLSYDSLLNPMSPSGRRCVAHSAMGSVGYHSPYLSAKMCHLRGRELQRPPPQSFSPVLGSPAPHPRDPSPVRYDNLSKTIMASIQERKEIEEREKLLLSHPDSVFADSGVYDTPSSYSLQQVSMLSEDPRSIAMRYGSRDNLMSAASFSMRNPVLQASVSSLSSAMTRASRTSTPSIQADLANNNVQAHQALQGRMSNGAYKSPSHQVPSSPSGMTRSPSYGGPKTVSFVNTMEITEAQPMGTPREDIQLKAPHSKINGQPKGISRVECRLGSTSSSQGAPVSPARHANVKKVSGVGGTTYEISV, from the exons CAGATGAAGACGAGGATAAAGATGATGATTTCCGAGCTCCACTCTACAAGAATGTGGAAATTAAAGGAATCCAAGTACGGATGAAATGGTGCGCCACCTGCCATTTCTACCGGCCTCCGCGCTGCTCCCACTGCAGTGTCTGCGACAACTGCGTCGAG GATTTTGACCATCATTGCCCGTGGGTGAATAACTGCATAGGACGGAGAAACTACCggtatttcttccttttcttggTATCCCTGAGTGCCCACATGGTTGGGGTGTTTACCTTTGGGCTCATCTTCATTTTGCACCATGCCGAAAAGCTGGGAGCCGTGCATACTGCCATCAC CATGGCAGTCATGTGTGTGGCTGGGTTATTCTTCATCCCCGTCATTGGTCTCACAGGTTTTCATATTGTTTTAGTAGCCAGAGGACGCACCACCAATGAacag GTGACTGGGAAGTTCCGTGGGGGAGTAAATCCTTTCACGCGAGGATGCTGTGGCAATGTAGAACACGTTCTCTGCAGCCCTTTGGCACCAAG GTACATTGTTGAGCCAAAGAAGAAGCAGCCTGTAACGGTTAAGCCACCTTTCCTGAGACCAGATACAGCAGAGCGACAGGTCACAGTGAAGATCAGCGACAATGGTATCCAAGCTAATCTCAATCGAAGTAAG TCTAAAGTTAGCCTGGAAGGGCTGGAAGAGAAAGCCATGGATATCCAACCTCCTCTCCCACCCAAAGGAGATTCTAGCAAATACAGTGAGCTGGGCAGCAGTGAAG AGAGTGGCCTTTCCCCCAAACTGATCAGCCCTCCCACACCAGCGATGTATAAGTATCGCCCAGGTTTCAGCAACAACCCAAAAGTCCACTACCATGGAGCAGCTGAGCAA ATCTCCATCCAAGAAGGACACAAGCAAGGCTCTGTCATAGAAGAGAATGACAGTAGCTTGGATTACCAGTCGGAACCCAGCCTTGATATTCCCACCTACCGGAAAAGTTCCCTTCACAAGACGTACCAGTCTTCTCCACTGCAGATAGACTCCTTTGCTGTCAATTCACGGTCTCTGAGCCTGAAATCTGCCAGCAGGAGGGGAACAGACAAGATGCCCCTCCACGCCCTGAAGTCTGAAGGAACGGCTTCCACACCTTACAAAAGCATCTTTTCCCCCCACTCTCTCTCAAACAGGAATGGGAGCCTGTCCTATGACAGCTTGCTCAACCCCATGTCCCCTTCCGGGAGGAGGTGCGTGGCCCATTCCGCCATGGGCTCTGTGGGCTACCACTCGCCATATTTGTCTGCCAAAATGTGCCACCTGCGGGGCAGAGAGCTTCAACGCCCTCCTCCACAGAGTTTCAGTCCTGTGCTGGGCAGCCCAGCCCCACATCCACGGGACCCTTCCCCAGTCCGTTATGACAACCTGTCAAAAACAATTATGGCATCTATTCAGGAGAGGAAAGAAATTGAGGAGCGGGAGAAGCTCCTTCTCTCACACCCAGACTCTGTGTTTGCAGACTCGGGTGTATATGACACTCCAAGTTCTTATAGCCTTCAGCAAGTGAGCATGCTGTCGGAAGATCCCCGTAGCATCGCCATGAGATATGGCTCAAGGGACAATCTTATGTCTGCCGCCAGCTTTAGCATGAGGAACCCTGTCCTGCAGGCCTCTGTTTCTTCTCTCTCGAGTGCAATGACCAGGGCATCAAGGACTTCCACACCGTCCATCCAAGCAGATCTAGCCAATAACAATGTCCAGGCCCATCAGGCACTGCAGGGCAGGATGAGCAACGGCGCTTACAAATCTCCCAGCCACCAAGTCCCATCGTCCCCGAGTGGGATGACTCGGTCACCTTCATATGGAGGCCCCAAAACTGTCTCGTTTGTTAATACCATGGAGATAACGGAGGCACAGCCTATGGGAActccaag GGAAGACATCCAGTTGAAGGCACCTCACAGTAAAATTAATGGACAGCCCAAAGGGATTTCCCGAGTGGAATGCCGGCTGGGCTCCACGTCGAGCTCCCAGGGTGCCCCCGTCAGTCCCGCTCGACACGCAAATGTTAAGAAAGTGTCCGGAGTGGGTGGAACCACATACGAAATTTCAGTATAA
- the ZDHHC8 gene encoding palmitoyltransferase ZDHHC8 isoform X1 yields the protein MPGSIAKGWKPTKYIPVSTAAALLVGSTTLFFVFTCPWLTRAVSPAIPLYNGIVFLFVLANFSMATFMDPGVFPRADEDEDKDDDFRAPLYKNVEIKGIQVRMKWCATCHFYRPPRCSHCSVCDNCVEDFDHHCPWVNNCIGRRNYRYFFLFLVSLSAHMVGVFTFGLIFILHHAEKLGAVHTAITMAVMCVAGLFFIPVIGLTGFHIVLVARGRTTNEQVTGKFRGGVNPFTRGCCGNVEHVLCSPLAPRYIVEPKKKQPVTVKPPFLRPDTAERQVTVKISDNGIQANLNRSKSKVSLEGLEEKAMDIQPPLPPKGDSSKYSELGSSEESGLSPKLISPPTPAMYKYRPGFSNNPKVHYHGAAEQVPQDPLTSFYTFWECTSQKLVGGFWELQSDEISIQEGHKQGSVIEENDSSLDYQSEPSLDIPTYRKSSLHKTYQSSPLQIDSFAVNSRSLSLKSASRRGTDKMPLHALKSEGTASTPYKSIFSPHSLSNRNGSLSYDSLLNPMSPSGRRCVAHSAMGSVGYHSPYLSAKMCHLRGRELQRPPPQSFSPVLGSPAPHPRDPSPVRYDNLSKTIMASIQERKEIEEREKLLLSHPDSVFADSGVYDTPSSYSLQQVSMLSEDPRSIAMRYGSRDNLMSAASFSMRNPVLQASVSSLSSAMTRASRTSTPSIQADLANNNVQAHQALQGRMSNGAYKSPSHQVPSSPSGMTRSPSYGGPKTVSFVNTMEITEAQPMGTPREDIQLKAPHSKINGQPKGISRVECRLGSTSSSQGAPVSPARHANVKKVSGVGGTTYEISV from the exons CAGATGAAGACGAGGATAAAGATGATGATTTCCGAGCTCCACTCTACAAGAATGTGGAAATTAAAGGAATCCAAGTACGGATGAAATGGTGCGCCACCTGCCATTTCTACCGGCCTCCGCGCTGCTCCCACTGCAGTGTCTGCGACAACTGCGTCGAG GATTTTGACCATCATTGCCCGTGGGTGAATAACTGCATAGGACGGAGAAACTACCggtatttcttccttttcttggTATCCCTGAGTGCCCACATGGTTGGGGTGTTTACCTTTGGGCTCATCTTCATTTTGCACCATGCCGAAAAGCTGGGAGCCGTGCATACTGCCATCAC CATGGCAGTCATGTGTGTGGCTGGGTTATTCTTCATCCCCGTCATTGGTCTCACAGGTTTTCATATTGTTTTAGTAGCCAGAGGACGCACCACCAATGAacag GTGACTGGGAAGTTCCGTGGGGGAGTAAATCCTTTCACGCGAGGATGCTGTGGCAATGTAGAACACGTTCTCTGCAGCCCTTTGGCACCAAG GTACATTGTTGAGCCAAAGAAGAAGCAGCCTGTAACGGTTAAGCCACCTTTCCTGAGACCAGATACAGCAGAGCGACAGGTCACAGTGAAGATCAGCGACAATGGTATCCAAGCTAATCTCAATCGAAGTAAG TCTAAAGTTAGCCTGGAAGGGCTGGAAGAGAAAGCCATGGATATCCAACCTCCTCTCCCACCCAAAGGAGATTCTAGCAAATACAGTGAGCTGGGCAGCAGTGAAG AGAGTGGCCTTTCCCCCAAACTGATCAGCCCTCCCACACCAGCGATGTATAAGTATCGCCCAGGTTTCAGCAACAACCCAAAAGTCCACTACCATGGAGCAGCTGAGCAA GTCCCACAGGATCCCCTGACCTCTTTTTATACTTTTTGGGAATGTACCTCCCAGAAGCTGGTTGGTGGATTCTGGGAGCTCCAGTCCGATGAG ATCTCCATCCAAGAAGGACACAAGCAAGGCTCTGTCATAGAAGAGAATGACAGTAGCTTGGATTACCAGTCGGAACCCAGCCTTGATATTCCCACCTACCGGAAAAGTTCCCTTCACAAGACGTACCAGTCTTCTCCACTGCAGATAGACTCCTTTGCTGTCAATTCACGGTCTCTGAGCCTGAAATCTGCCAGCAGGAGGGGAACAGACAAGATGCCCCTCCACGCCCTGAAGTCTGAAGGAACGGCTTCCACACCTTACAAAAGCATCTTTTCCCCCCACTCTCTCTCAAACAGGAATGGGAGCCTGTCCTATGACAGCTTGCTCAACCCCATGTCCCCTTCCGGGAGGAGGTGCGTGGCCCATTCCGCCATGGGCTCTGTGGGCTACCACTCGCCATATTTGTCTGCCAAAATGTGCCACCTGCGGGGCAGAGAGCTTCAACGCCCTCCTCCACAGAGTTTCAGTCCTGTGCTGGGCAGCCCAGCCCCACATCCACGGGACCCTTCCCCAGTCCGTTATGACAACCTGTCAAAAACAATTATGGCATCTATTCAGGAGAGGAAAGAAATTGAGGAGCGGGAGAAGCTCCTTCTCTCACACCCAGACTCTGTGTTTGCAGACTCGGGTGTATATGACACTCCAAGTTCTTATAGCCTTCAGCAAGTGAGCATGCTGTCGGAAGATCCCCGTAGCATCGCCATGAGATATGGCTCAAGGGACAATCTTATGTCTGCCGCCAGCTTTAGCATGAGGAACCCTGTCCTGCAGGCCTCTGTTTCTTCTCTCTCGAGTGCAATGACCAGGGCATCAAGGACTTCCACACCGTCCATCCAAGCAGATCTAGCCAATAACAATGTCCAGGCCCATCAGGCACTGCAGGGCAGGATGAGCAACGGCGCTTACAAATCTCCCAGCCACCAAGTCCCATCGTCCCCGAGTGGGATGACTCGGTCACCTTCATATGGAGGCCCCAAAACTGTCTCGTTTGTTAATACCATGGAGATAACGGAGGCACAGCCTATGGGAActccaag GGAAGACATCCAGTTGAAGGCACCTCACAGTAAAATTAATGGACAGCCCAAAGGGATTTCCCGAGTGGAATGCCGGCTGGGCTCCACGTCGAGCTCCCAGGGTGCCCCCGTCAGTCCCGCTCGACACGCAAATGTTAAGAAAGTGTCCGGAGTGGGTGGAACCACATACGAAATTTCAGTATAA